In Chanodichthys erythropterus isolate Z2021 chromosome 11, ASM2448905v1, whole genome shotgun sequence, a single window of DNA contains:
- the cyld gene encoding ubiquitin carboxyl-terminal hydrolase CYLD isoform X2 produces MSSVLWSQEKPAGSFRDDWRFYIVVKECTVEKPGQKTLRIPRGSLGQACQERNSLGRTIPPSKGKRSLRILDQTNVVVSVDERDVMELEEKLAELLFPITNCEERYSLLCNRSRLDRAHDINCGSKVRVQLRSGDEPLPGVVRFKGALLPDRALSGIWFGVELLEEGRGQGFTEGSYQGQQLFRCEDECGVFVALDKLELWEDEELEVDRVTLEDNDPEVEGEVPPLEINSRVLVQTRDGPERGTVIFCDLLPGNESLGYYVGVDMDNPIGDWDGIIDGKQLCNFASLEHTRLVPICDVMPEYSMQDQRLPKVFACRSGSDKPGSQSKPKSKVGEDPAKSLTDMPPDFNPSSSPSRALPTTPSLPTDNKFHSLPFSLSRKVGPNGSMSHGPLSLSAGSVMGEQQEILPPATTPVQRPPSPSQGQPGLEVGSMVEVKENPPLCGVIRWVGLPPGLQEPLAGLELEEECVGCTDGTFKGIRYFTCPPKKALFVKLKCCRPDSRFPSLHHSPNPIERCNSIAFGGYLSEVVNENTPPRTENDGLEVMVGKKKGIQGHYNSCYLDSTLFCLFSFSSVLDTVLLRPRSKTDVEYYKETQELLRTEIVNPLRIHGYVCATKIMKLRRILEKVEAASGFTSEEKDPEEFLNILFHHILRVDPLLKLRSAGQKVQDCYFYQIFMDKKDKVLVPTSQQLLEWSFINSDLKFAEAPSCLIIQMPRFGKDFKMFNKIFPSLKLDITDLLDDTPRECRICGGLALYECRECYEDCDITPGKIKQFCEKCNTQVHLHPRRKSHRYVKSSVPKELQESVWRQGSYPHQQMELFAVLCIETSHYVAFVKYGSADSAWLFFDSMADRDGGQNGFNIPQVSPCPEVGAYLKMTPEELHALDPKNIQGYARRLLCDAYMCMYQSPTMSLYK; encoded by the exons ATGAGCTCTGTGCTATGGAGCCAGGAGAAGCCTGCTGGCAGTTTCCGGGATGACTGGCGTTTCTACATTGTGGTGAAGGAGTGCACCGTGGAAAAGCCGGGGCAGAAGACTCTGCGCATCCCACGTGGCAGCCTCGGCCAGGCTTGCCAGGAACGCAACAGCCTCGGTCGCACAATCCCACCCAGCAAGGGTAAGCGCAGCCTACGCATCCTGGACCAGACCAATGTGGTGGTGAGCGTGGATGAACGGGACGTGATGGAGCTCGAGGAGAAGCTGGCGGAACTGCTGTTCCCCATCACCAACTGTGAAGAGCGCTACAGTCTGCTGTGCAACCGATCGCGTCTGGACAGGGCCCATGACATCAACTGTGGGTCAAAAGTCCGAGTGCAGCTGAGGTCCGGTGACGAGCCCCTTCCAGGCGTGGTCCGCTTTAAAGGGGCTCTGCTGCCTGACCGAGCACTGAGCGGTATCTGGTTTGGTGTTGAATTACTG GAGGAGGGCCGGGGTCAGGGTTTCACAGAGGGCTCTTATCAGGGTCAACAGCTGTTTCGTTGTGAAGATGAATGCGGTGTCTTCGTTGCACTGGATAAACTTGAGCTCTGGGAAGATGAGGAGCTGGAGGTGGATCGTGTGACACTAGAGGATAATGACCCGGAAGTGGAAGGTGAAGTACCACCACTGGAGATCAACTCTCGAGTGTTGGTACAGACACGGGACGGCCCTGAACGGGGCACTGTTATCTTCTGTGACTTACTGCCTGGCAACGAGAGTCTTGGATACTACGTTGGTGTTGATATG GACAATCCCATTGGAGACTGGGATGGGATCATCGACGGCAAACAGCTGTGTAATTTTGCTAGTCTTGAACACACCCGTCTCGTCCCCATCTGTGATGTGATGCCAG AATACTCAATGCAGGATCAGAGGCTGCCCAAAGTCTTTGCCTGCAGGAGTGGCAGTGACAAGCCTGGCAGCCAGAGCAAACCAAAGAGCAAAG TCGGTGAGGACCCGGCCAAATCCCTGACGGACATGCCCCCAGACTTCAACCCAAGCTCATCCCCCTCTCGAGCTCTGCCCACCACCCCTTCGCTGCCCACTGATAACAAGTTCCACTCCCTGCCCTTCAGCTTGAGCCGCAAAGTTGGCCCCAATGGGAGCATGAGCCACGGCCCTCTCTCCCTGTCTGCTGGCTCAGTGATGGGGGAGCAGCAGGAGATCCTGCCACCTGCTACCACGCCTGTCCAGAGGCCTCCATCACCATCACAAGGCCAGCCAGGGTTAGAGGTCGGGTCAATGGTGGAGGTCAAAGAGAACCCACCGCTGTGTGGGGTCATCCGTTGGGTTGGTCTACCCCCAGGTCTACAAGAGCCACTAGCTGGTCTAGAGCTG GAGGAGGAGTGTGTGGGCTGCACTGATGGCACATTTAAAGGGATTCGTTATTTTACGTGTCCACCAAAGAAAGCTCTGTTTGTCAAACTGAAGTGTTGCAGGCCAGACTCACGATTCCCGTCCTTACATCATTCACCCAACCCCATAGAACGATGCAACTCCATAG CTTTTGGGGGTTATCTGAGTGAAGTAGTTAACGAGAACACTCCTCCTCGGACGGAGAATGACGGTTTGGAGGTGATGGTTGGGAAGAAGAAAGGAATTCAAGGACATTATAACTCCTGCTATCTGGACTCTACTCTGTTctg TCTATTCTCTTTTAGTTCTGTGTTGGATACAGTACTCCTAAGGCCAAGATCCAAGACTGATGTAGAATATTACAAAGAGACTCAAGAGTTATTGCGGACAGAAATAGTCAATCCACTACGAAT ACATGGCTACGTATGCGCCACTAAAATCATGAAACTAAGGAGGATATTGGAGAAAGTGGAGGCTGCGTCAGGATTTACTTCAGAAGAGAAGG ATCCTGAGGAGTTTCTCAACATCTTGTTTCATCACATCCTGAGAGTCGACCCTCTTCTCAAACTTCG GTCTGCAGGGCAGAAGGTTCAGGACTGTTACTTCTATCAAATATTTATGGACAAGAAAGATAAAGTTCTGGTGCCAACCAGCCAGCAACTTCTGGAGTGGTCCTTCATCAACAGTGATCTCAAATTTGCAGAG GCCCCTTCTTGCCTTATAATTCAGATGCCTCGCTTTGGGAAGgactttaaaatgtttaataagaTCTTCCCCTCTTTGAAGCTTGACATCACAGATCTATTAGATGACA CCCCTAGAGAATGTCGAATCTGTGGTGGCTTAGCTCTTTACGAGTGCAGAGAGTGCTACGAAGATTGTGACATCACACCAGGAAAGATCAAGCAGTTCTGTGAAAAGTGCAATACGCAG GTACATCTGCACCCACGGCGTAAGTCTCATCGTTATGTTAAGTCATCTGTCCCTAAAGAGCTGCAGGAATCAGTGTGGAGACAGGGATCTTACCCTCACCAGCAGATGGAGCTGTTTGCCGTGCTCTGCATTGAGACAAGCCACTATGTCGC
- the cyld gene encoding ubiquitin carboxyl-terminal hydrolase CYLD isoform X1, whose translation MSSVLWSQEKPAGSFRDDWRFYIVVKECTVEKPGQKTLRIPRGSLGQACQERNSLGRTIPPSKGKRSLRILDQTNVVVSVDERDVMELEEKLAELLFPITNCEERYSLLCNRSRLDRAHDINCGSKVRVQLRSGDEPLPGVVRFKGALLPDRALSGIWFGVELLEEGRGQGFTEGSYQGQQLFRCEDECGVFVALDKLELWEDEELEVDRVTLEDNDPEVEGEVPPLEINSRVLVQTRDGPERGTVIFCDLLPGNESLGYYVGVDMDNPIGDWDGIIDGKQLCNFASLEHTRLVPICDVMPEYSMQDQRLPKVFACRSGSDKPGSQSKPKSKGLGLQPGSRSKSEFYYTLNGSSVDHPAQSKAKSTWYIDEVGEDPAKSLTDMPPDFNPSSSPSRALPTTPSLPTDNKFHSLPFSLSRKVGPNGSMSHGPLSLSAGSVMGEQQEILPPATTPVQRPPSPSQGQPGLEVGSMVEVKENPPLCGVIRWVGLPPGLQEPLAGLELEEECVGCTDGTFKGIRYFTCPPKKALFVKLKCCRPDSRFPSLHHSPNPIERCNSIAFGGYLSEVVNENTPPRTENDGLEVMVGKKKGIQGHYNSCYLDSTLFCLFSFSSVLDTVLLRPRSKTDVEYYKETQELLRTEIVNPLRIHGYVCATKIMKLRRILEKVEAASGFTSEEKDPEEFLNILFHHILRVDPLLKLRSAGQKVQDCYFYQIFMDKKDKVLVPTSQQLLEWSFINSDLKFAEAPSCLIIQMPRFGKDFKMFNKIFPSLKLDITDLLDDTPRECRICGGLALYECRECYEDCDITPGKIKQFCEKCNTQVHLHPRRKSHRYVKSSVPKELQESVWRQGSYPHQQMELFAVLCIETSHYVAFVKYGSADSAWLFFDSMADRDGGQNGFNIPQVSPCPEVGAYLKMTPEELHALDPKNIQGYARRLLCDAYMCMYQSPTMSLYK comes from the exons ATGAGCTCTGTGCTATGGAGCCAGGAGAAGCCTGCTGGCAGTTTCCGGGATGACTGGCGTTTCTACATTGTGGTGAAGGAGTGCACCGTGGAAAAGCCGGGGCAGAAGACTCTGCGCATCCCACGTGGCAGCCTCGGCCAGGCTTGCCAGGAACGCAACAGCCTCGGTCGCACAATCCCACCCAGCAAGGGTAAGCGCAGCCTACGCATCCTGGACCAGACCAATGTGGTGGTGAGCGTGGATGAACGGGACGTGATGGAGCTCGAGGAGAAGCTGGCGGAACTGCTGTTCCCCATCACCAACTGTGAAGAGCGCTACAGTCTGCTGTGCAACCGATCGCGTCTGGACAGGGCCCATGACATCAACTGTGGGTCAAAAGTCCGAGTGCAGCTGAGGTCCGGTGACGAGCCCCTTCCAGGCGTGGTCCGCTTTAAAGGGGCTCTGCTGCCTGACCGAGCACTGAGCGGTATCTGGTTTGGTGTTGAATTACTG GAGGAGGGCCGGGGTCAGGGTTTCACAGAGGGCTCTTATCAGGGTCAACAGCTGTTTCGTTGTGAAGATGAATGCGGTGTCTTCGTTGCACTGGATAAACTTGAGCTCTGGGAAGATGAGGAGCTGGAGGTGGATCGTGTGACACTAGAGGATAATGACCCGGAAGTGGAAGGTGAAGTACCACCACTGGAGATCAACTCTCGAGTGTTGGTACAGACACGGGACGGCCCTGAACGGGGCACTGTTATCTTCTGTGACTTACTGCCTGGCAACGAGAGTCTTGGATACTACGTTGGTGTTGATATG GACAATCCCATTGGAGACTGGGATGGGATCATCGACGGCAAACAGCTGTGTAATTTTGCTAGTCTTGAACACACCCGTCTCGTCCCCATCTGTGATGTGATGCCAG AATACTCAATGCAGGATCAGAGGCTGCCCAAAGTCTTTGCCTGCAGGAGTGGCAGTGACAAGCCTGGCAGCCAGAGCAAACCAAAGAGCAAAG GGTTAGGCCTGCAGCCTGGCAGCAGGAGCAAGTCTGAGTTTTATTATACACTAAATGGCAGCTCGGTCGATCACCCTGCCCAGTCCAAAGCCAAAAGCACATGGTACATAGATGAAG TCGGTGAGGACCCGGCCAAATCCCTGACGGACATGCCCCCAGACTTCAACCCAAGCTCATCCCCCTCTCGAGCTCTGCCCACCACCCCTTCGCTGCCCACTGATAACAAGTTCCACTCCCTGCCCTTCAGCTTGAGCCGCAAAGTTGGCCCCAATGGGAGCATGAGCCACGGCCCTCTCTCCCTGTCTGCTGGCTCAGTGATGGGGGAGCAGCAGGAGATCCTGCCACCTGCTACCACGCCTGTCCAGAGGCCTCCATCACCATCACAAGGCCAGCCAGGGTTAGAGGTCGGGTCAATGGTGGAGGTCAAAGAGAACCCACCGCTGTGTGGGGTCATCCGTTGGGTTGGTCTACCCCCAGGTCTACAAGAGCCACTAGCTGGTCTAGAGCTG GAGGAGGAGTGTGTGGGCTGCACTGATGGCACATTTAAAGGGATTCGTTATTTTACGTGTCCACCAAAGAAAGCTCTGTTTGTCAAACTGAAGTGTTGCAGGCCAGACTCACGATTCCCGTCCTTACATCATTCACCCAACCCCATAGAACGATGCAACTCCATAG CTTTTGGGGGTTATCTGAGTGAAGTAGTTAACGAGAACACTCCTCCTCGGACGGAGAATGACGGTTTGGAGGTGATGGTTGGGAAGAAGAAAGGAATTCAAGGACATTATAACTCCTGCTATCTGGACTCTACTCTGTTctg TCTATTCTCTTTTAGTTCTGTGTTGGATACAGTACTCCTAAGGCCAAGATCCAAGACTGATGTAGAATATTACAAAGAGACTCAAGAGTTATTGCGGACAGAAATAGTCAATCCACTACGAAT ACATGGCTACGTATGCGCCACTAAAATCATGAAACTAAGGAGGATATTGGAGAAAGTGGAGGCTGCGTCAGGATTTACTTCAGAAGAGAAGG ATCCTGAGGAGTTTCTCAACATCTTGTTTCATCACATCCTGAGAGTCGACCCTCTTCTCAAACTTCG GTCTGCAGGGCAGAAGGTTCAGGACTGTTACTTCTATCAAATATTTATGGACAAGAAAGATAAAGTTCTGGTGCCAACCAGCCAGCAACTTCTGGAGTGGTCCTTCATCAACAGTGATCTCAAATTTGCAGAG GCCCCTTCTTGCCTTATAATTCAGATGCCTCGCTTTGGGAAGgactttaaaatgtttaataagaTCTTCCCCTCTTTGAAGCTTGACATCACAGATCTATTAGATGACA CCCCTAGAGAATGTCGAATCTGTGGTGGCTTAGCTCTTTACGAGTGCAGAGAGTGCTACGAAGATTGTGACATCACACCAGGAAAGATCAAGCAGTTCTGTGAAAAGTGCAATACGCAG GTACATCTGCACCCACGGCGTAAGTCTCATCGTTATGTTAAGTCATCTGTCCCTAAAGAGCTGCAGGAATCAGTGTGGAGACAGGGATCTTACCCTCACCAGCAGATGGAGCTGTTTGCCGTGCTCTGCATTGAGACAAGCCACTATGTCGC